From a region of the uncultured Draconibacterium sp. genome:
- a CDS encoding pyridoxamine 5'-phosphate oxidase family protein, whose product MRTNFIDDRKEIDEVIRACKTCYFAMSVNDKPYVLPLNFALEGDTIILHSAMEGRMWETIKTNPQVCINWTLGEELAWQDVRVGCSYRVKSKTVNVEGKVEFIEDFDEKYRCLGLIMKQYSDKEFKFGTPAVKNVGVFKVLIENITGKEFGAKAPTPWKS is encoded by the coding sequence ATGCGAACAAATTTTATCGACGACCGCAAAGAAATCGACGAAGTAATCCGCGCCTGCAAAACCTGTTATTTTGCTATGTCGGTGAATGATAAACCTTATGTTTTGCCGCTCAATTTTGCTTTGGAGGGCGACACTATTATTCTTCATTCGGCAATGGAAGGACGCATGTGGGAAACCATAAAAACCAATCCGCAGGTATGCATAAACTGGACCCTGGGCGAAGAACTGGCCTGGCAGGACGTGCGTGTTGGCTGTAGTTATCGGGTAAAGTCGAAGACAGTAAATGTGGAAGGAAAAGTGGAGTTTATCGAGGATTTTGATGAAAAATACCGTTGCCTTGGATTGATAATGAAGCAATACAGTGACAAGGAATTTAAGTTCGGAACGCCGGCGGTAAAAAATGTCGGGGTTTTTAAAGTGCTTATTGAAAATATTACAGGGAAAGAGTTTGGCGCAAAAGCTCCAACACCTTGGAAATCATAA
- the dnaG gene encoding DNA primase, producing the protein MIDHATIDRIIDAAEISDVVGDFVTLRKRGVNMLGLCPFHNEKTPSFTVSPAKGIFKCFGCGKGGNSVNFIMEHENLTYPEALKWLAKKYNIEVSEEEETEEQKQLKDSRESLMIVSGFAQKFFTRYLWEENEGRTIGLGYFRERSFRDDILKKFEVGFAPDGKTPFTEAAQRQGYKLDFLEKTGLTIKRDDWLRDRFAGRVMFPIHNLAGRVIAFGGRILKDDKKTAKYLNSPESDIYHKSRVLYGIYQAKREMTRTDKCYLVEGYTDVMSLHQVGIENVVASSGTSLTPDQIRMVRRFTPNITIIYDGDAAGIKASLRGIDMVLEEGMNVKVLPLPDGEDPDSFAKKMGASGFQEYMDQNETDFIQFKTRLLLKSTENDPVAKARLISDVIRSVSVIPDSITRSVYIKECSRLLGVAEEVLYTEVRKQKHQQTEEFRKREFREQSRRQAAPPQPAQEESVVRPVRLFVEELEFLRFLLKYCTADLWEEEDDETHETRTLLVGEYMIDELEADELVSENELFKMVFYEVRENLYKEKFDPWKHFVYHPDASMSKFATDLLSEKYTESKRWTKAGAFTEKEEDILDVLIPRIVNEYKLRKIKLIMADIEKAIDKASADNDFDKVIEEQSTYMNLKRAEKELAKSLGSRTIN; encoded by the coding sequence ATGATTGATCATGCGACGATAGACCGGATTATTGATGCTGCAGAAATTTCAGACGTAGTAGGCGATTTTGTTACACTCAGAAAACGAGGCGTAAACATGCTTGGTTTGTGCCCGTTTCACAACGAGAAAACACCATCGTTTACCGTGTCGCCGGCCAAAGGAATTTTTAAATGTTTCGGATGCGGAAAGGGAGGAAACTCGGTGAACTTTATTATGGAGCACGAGAATCTTACTTATCCCGAGGCGCTGAAATGGCTGGCAAAGAAATACAATATCGAGGTCAGTGAGGAGGAGGAAACAGAAGAGCAAAAACAGCTAAAAGATTCGCGCGAAAGTTTGATGATCGTTTCCGGCTTTGCCCAGAAATTTTTTACCCGCTATTTGTGGGAAGAAAACGAAGGTAGAACCATTGGACTGGGCTATTTTCGCGAGCGTAGTTTTCGCGACGATATTCTGAAAAAATTCGAAGTGGGTTTTGCTCCTGATGGCAAAACACCTTTTACCGAAGCGGCACAAAGACAGGGATATAAACTCGATTTTCTGGAGAAAACGGGATTAACTATAAAACGCGATGATTGGTTGCGCGACCGTTTTGCCGGGCGTGTAATGTTTCCAATTCATAATCTGGCGGGGCGCGTAATTGCTTTTGGTGGGCGTATTCTAAAAGACGATAAAAAAACGGCCAAATATCTGAACTCGCCTGAATCGGATATTTACCACAAAAGCCGGGTGTTGTACGGCATTTATCAGGCCAAACGTGAGATGACCCGTACCGATAAATGTTACCTGGTTGAGGGGTATACTGATGTCATGTCGTTGCACCAGGTGGGCATCGAAAATGTTGTTGCTTCGTCGGGAACTTCGCTAACGCCTGATCAAATCAGGATGGTGCGCCGTTTTACGCCCAATATCACCATTATTTACGATGGCGATGCAGCGGGAATAAAAGCTTCATTGCGTGGAATTGATATGGTGCTGGAAGAAGGCATGAACGTAAAAGTTCTTCCATTGCCTGATGGCGAGGACCCTGATTCGTTTGCTAAAAAAATGGGGGCTTCCGGTTTTCAGGAATATATGGATCAGAACGAGACTGACTTCATTCAGTTTAAAACCCGATTACTTTTAAAAAGTACAGAGAATGATCCTGTTGCCAAAGCGCGTCTGATCTCTGATGTTATCCGGTCGGTTTCTGTAATACCTGATTCCATTACCCGTTCGGTGTATATTAAAGAATGCAGCCGCTTGCTTGGTGTTGCCGAAGAAGTGTTATACACCGAGGTAAGAAAACAAAAACATCAACAAACTGAGGAGTTCCGAAAAAGGGAATTTCGCGAGCAAAGCCGTCGGCAAGCAGCACCTCCGCAACCTGCGCAGGAAGAGTCGGTTGTTCGGCCTGTAAGACTTTTTGTAGAAGAACTGGAGTTTTTGCGTTTTCTGCTCAAATATTGTACAGCCGATCTTTGGGAGGAGGAGGATGATGAAACGCACGAAACCCGAACTTTGTTGGTTGGAGAGTATATGATTGATGAACTGGAGGCCGATGAGTTGGTGTCGGAAAACGAACTGTTTAAAATGGTGTTTTATGAGGTGCGGGAGAATTTGTATAAAGAAAAATTCGATCCGTGGAAACACTTTGTTTATCATCCCGATGCTTCGATGAGCAAATTTGCAACCGATCTGCTTTCCGAAAAATATACCGAAAGTAAACGCTGGACCAAAGCCGGTGCTTTTACCGAAAAAGAGGAAGACATTCTTGATGTTCTAATTCCCAGGATTGTGAATGAATACAAACTGCGGAAAATTAAGCTGATAATGGCCGATATTGAAAAGGCTATTGATAAAGCGTCGGCAGACAACGATTTTGATAAAGTGATTGAGGAACAATCGACATATATGAACCTAAAACGGGCTGAAAAAGAGTTAGCTAAAAGCCTCGGAAGCCGAACCATAAATTAA
- a CDS encoding NAD-dependent deacylase produces MMKKLVVLSGAGMSQESGLKTFRDMGGIWEQYDVTEVATPEAWARDPELVLRFYNERRKQLFDAQPNSGHRGIAELEKWFDVQVVTQNVDNLHERAGSTKVTHLHGELMKARSTIDSYLIYELDNWELKLGDCCEKGSQLRPHIVWFGEAVPEIPNAIGIVQQTDILVVIGTSLAVYPAASLVNYVQKGTPIFVIDPNRPEVYHENVTYIEKKAEIGVEILKEELEKLN; encoded by the coding sequence ATGATGAAGAAACTAGTAGTTCTTTCGGGAGCCGGCATGAGCCAGGAAAGTGGCTTAAAAACATTTCGCGACATGGGTGGAATTTGGGAGCAGTATGATGTTACCGAAGTTGCCACTCCAGAAGCGTGGGCGCGCGATCCGGAGCTGGTTTTGCGTTTTTATAACGAACGGCGAAAACAACTTTTTGATGCACAGCCCAACAGCGGACATCGCGGAATTGCTGAGCTGGAAAAATGGTTTGATGTGCAGGTAGTAACCCAAAATGTAGACAACCTGCACGAACGGGCCGGAAGTACAAAAGTTACGCATTTACATGGTGAACTAATGAAAGCCCGAAGCACCATCGATTCGTATTTGATATACGAACTCGACAACTGGGAGCTTAAGTTGGGCGATTGTTGTGAAAAAGGAAGCCAGCTACGCCCTCATATTGTTTGGTTTGGCGAGGCTGTACCCGAAATACCGAATGCAATTGGCATTGTACAGCAAACCGATATTCTGGTAGTAATTGGCACATCGTTGGCAGTTTATCCTGCTGCAAGCCTTGTGAACTACGTGCAAAAAGGAACACCGATTTTTGTAATCGACCCTAACCGACCGGAAGTTTACCACGAAAATGTTACATATATCGAAAAAAAAGCTGAAATTGGGGTTGAGATTTTAAAAGAGGAACTGGAAAAACTGAACTAA
- a CDS encoding porin family protein gives MKRIVVAFGFLLIANFVLAQRFDAGIIAGFNGTQVEGDNLKGYHKAGILAGLFVQTDIAPAIVAGMEIKYSQKGSRRAFDPKQPDIDKYVMRLGYIDIPIFMAFRTNDRSMIIGGIAPGVLIHSKEVNSDGEIPEPDRQDFNTFDLQPFVGFQFDFLEHASVDLRFALSVLPCSDKSETNYYFHNGLFNNVISLALYYRLGR, from the coding sequence ATGAAGCGGATAGTAGTTGCCTTTGGATTTCTTTTAATTGCAAATTTTGTTCTAGCCCAGCGTTTTGACGCCGGAATAATTGCAGGATTTAACGGGACACAGGTTGAAGGAGATAATCTGAAAGGCTATCACAAAGCCGGTATTTTAGCCGGACTTTTTGTGCAAACCGATATTGCACCGGCAATTGTGGCCGGAATGGAAATAAAATATTCGCAAAAAGGCTCACGAAGAGCATTCGACCCCAAACAACCCGATATTGACAAATACGTTATGCGCCTGGGATATATCGACATTCCAATTTTTATGGCATTCAGAACCAACGACCGAAGTATGATTATCGGTGGTATTGCGCCGGGTGTGTTAATTCACTCGAAAGAAGTGAACAGCGATGGCGAAATACCGGAGCCCGACCGACAGGATTTTAATACTTTCGATTTGCAGCCTTTTGTTGGATTTCAGTTTGATTTTCTGGAGCATGCGTCTGTCGATTTGCGTTTTGCATTATCCGTTCTTCCGTGTAGCGACAAATCGGAAACCAATTACTATTTCCACAACGGCTTATTCAACAACGTAATTTCGCTGGCTTTGTATTACAGGCTGGGCCGCTAA
- a CDS encoding YeeE/YedE thiosulfate transporter family protein yields MRKKYMNPYLAGVLLGLVLLSAMFFSGRGLGASGGLKYAVVAAVETVDHQHAMESPYYSKYFEDGKNPLKSWLALEVLGMFLGGFISGAISGRLKFKIEKSPKISNGKRLLFAFLGGVFFVYGAQLARGCTSGAALSGMAVLSVAGFMTMIGIFGSAFLFAWFFRKLWI; encoded by the coding sequence ATGAGAAAGAAATACATGAATCCATACCTGGCGGGAGTGTTGCTTGGCCTTGTACTTTTAAGTGCCATGTTTTTTTCGGGGCGCGGACTGGGAGCCAGCGGCGGATTAAAATATGCCGTTGTAGCTGCAGTTGAAACCGTTGACCATCAGCACGCCATGGAATCGCCTTATTACAGTAAATATTTCGAAGACGGTAAAAATCCCTTAAAAAGCTGGCTGGCACTTGAAGTGCTCGGCATGTTTTTAGGAGGATTTATTTCGGGAGCCATCTCGGGCCGTTTAAAATTCAAAATTGAGAAGTCTCCAAAAATATCGAATGGGAAACGACTCTTGTTTGCCTTTCTTGGTGGTGTGTTTTTTGTGTATGGTGCACAACTCGCTCGTGGATGTACCAGCGGCGCAGCGCTCTCCGGAATGGCCGTACTTTCGGTAGCCGGATTTATGACCATGATCGGCATTTTTGGCTCTGCCTTCTTATTTGCATGGTTTTTCAGAAAACTCTGGATTTAA
- a CDS encoding YeeE/YedE thiosulfate transporter family protein, with translation MGPITILNNLPEWLNLGIGFFIGIGFGFALEQAGFSSSRKLAGMFYGYDTTVLKVFFTAAIVALAGSQLLSYFGLLDLNLVYVNPYYVTATLVGGVIMGAGFIMGGFCPGTGISALSIGKIDALFFLIGGLSGAFLFAETFPMIQTLAGANYKGPVRVDEWLGVSPGVFTFLLIVAAIVLFWLAELAEKKYARNDITSEI, from the coding sequence ATGGGACCAATTACAATACTTAACAACCTTCCGGAATGGCTTAACCTCGGCATCGGATTTTTTATCGGAATTGGCTTTGGCTTTGCGCTGGAGCAGGCCGGTTTTTCATCGAGCCGTAAACTGGCCGGCATGTTTTACGGTTACGACACCACCGTTTTGAAAGTATTTTTTACGGCTGCAATCGTGGCGCTGGCAGGTTCGCAATTGCTCAGCTATTTTGGCTTGCTCGATTTAAACCTGGTGTATGTAAATCCATACTACGTAACCGCAACACTCGTTGGCGGAGTCATTATGGGAGCCGGATTTATAATGGGCGGTTTTTGTCCGGGTACCGGAATAAGCGCACTATCGATCGGGAAAATAGATGCCTTGTTTTTCCTCATTGGCGGATTAAGTGGTGCGTTTCTTTTTGCCGAAACTTTCCCGATGATCCAAACACTTGCCGGAGCAAATTATAAAGGCCCGGTTCGCGTTGATGAATGGTTGGGCGTATCTCCCGGAGTTTTTACTTTTCTGTTGATCGTGGCTGCCATTGTCCTATTCTGGTTAGCCGAACTGGCTGAAAAGAAATATGCACGAAATGATATCACCTCAGAAATTTAA
- a CDS encoding rhodanese-like domain-containing protein: MNARLKISVLLVGVGLILAFLPFNAAKSFQLKPTELLEISMNPDIYFSVDEVARFVNNEDTTIQLIDLRSVSEFMESNIPGSINIPFNDLLNPNWEGYLNQDKVRNVYYANGDKTANLAWTIVGGLGYANSFVMKGGMNEWYLMVMYSKFEGERITPRENALFENRYKARRTFTQINSLPDSLKMQYLEAKRLEESQLDGGCE; encoded by the coding sequence ATGAATGCACGACTTAAAATATCTGTTTTACTTGTAGGAGTTGGATTGATTCTGGCCTTTCTGCCTTTTAATGCAGCTAAATCTTTTCAACTAAAACCCACCGAATTACTGGAAATATCGATGAATCCTGACATCTATTTTTCGGTTGACGAGGTGGCCCGTTTTGTAAATAACGAAGATACCACCATCCAGCTGATCGATTTGCGTAGCGTTTCAGAGTTTATGGAAAGCAACATCCCGGGGTCGATCAATATTCCGTTTAACGATTTGCTCAACCCGAACTGGGAAGGTTACCTGAATCAGGATAAAGTAAGAAATGTTTATTACGCAAACGGCGATAAAACAGCAAACCTGGCCTGGACCATAGTGGGCGGCTTGGGCTACGCGAATTCATTTGTGATGAAAGGCGGAATGAATGAATGGTACCTTATGGTTATGTATAGCAAGTTTGAAGGTGAACGAATTACACCACGCGAAAATGCGCTGTTCGAAAACCGCTACAAAGCACGAAGAACTTTTACACAAATTAATAGTTTGCCCGACAGTTTAAAAATGCAATACCTCGAAGCGAAACGATTGGAAGAATCGCAGCTAGACGGAGGTTGCGAATAA
- a CDS encoding rhodanese-like domain-containing protein, producing MIKIKPILSFLTLVAFVVLLSCSGGQKKTEQTQTSVKETTPNVEVNAEAKLLLKTLNEMGDYANSRNFPSLIKPSSVYEELDGNIYIIDLRNEEAYNDGHIKGAVRVDFSELPAYLTSDIKPFEYDKIVVVCYSGQISSYATSLLRLAGYGNVYAMRWGMSGWNNHFAEDAWLANVSSDYEDKLETEDHDKASIADLPKLNTGSTDGDELLQQRIEALFAAGYRDALVKAGDVFENPGQYYTINYDRKDKYDSGHIPGAVRYKPGGTLGIVSEMQTIPVDKEVVLYCNTGHNSGFATAYLRLFGYDAKTLTFGNNAFMYDKMKQEESTLSWLPFTEAEIHDYPYVQN from the coding sequence ATGATCAAGATAAAACCGATTTTAAGTTTTCTTACACTGGTAGCTTTTGTTGTTTTGCTTTCCTGTTCGGGTGGGCAGAAAAAGACAGAGCAGACACAAACCAGTGTAAAAGAAACCACCCCCAACGTTGAGGTAAATGCCGAGGCAAAATTACTTCTGAAAACGCTGAATGAAATGGGCGATTACGCCAATAGCCGTAATTTTCCGTCGCTTATAAAACCATCTTCAGTTTATGAAGAGCTGGATGGAAACATTTACATCATCGACCTTCGCAATGAAGAAGCATATAATGATGGACACATAAAAGGTGCTGTTCGTGTCGATTTTAGCGAACTACCTGCGTATCTCACCAGCGATATCAAACCGTTTGAATACGACAAAATTGTAGTAGTATGTTATTCCGGTCAGATTTCAAGTTATGCCACTTCGTTGCTGCGACTGGCAGGCTACGGCAATGTTTATGCCATGCGCTGGGGAATGAGTGGCTGGAATAACCACTTTGCTGAGGATGCGTGGCTGGCTAATGTATCTTCTGATTATGAGGATAAGCTTGAGACGGAAGATCACGATAAAGCATCGATAGCGGACCTCCCAAAACTGAACACCGGGAGTACGGATGGCGACGAATTGCTGCAACAACGCATCGAGGCACTGTTTGCAGCCGGTTATCGCGATGCTTTGGTGAAAGCTGGTGATGTGTTTGAGAATCCCGGACAGTATTATACGATTAACTACGACCGGAAAGATAAATACGATTCGGGTCATATTCCGGGTGCTGTTCGATACAAACCCGGCGGAACGCTTGGAATTGTTTCTGAAATGCAAACTATTCCGGTAGATAAGGAAGTGGTGTTGTACTGCAATACCGGGCACAATTCGGGATTTGCAACGGCTTACCTGCGTTTGTTTGGTTACGATGCCAAAACGCTCACCTTTGGTAACAATGCCTTTATGTACGATAAAATGAAACAGGAAGAAAGTACACTTTCGTGGCTACCGTTTACGGAAGCCGAAATTCATGATTATCCGTACGTTCAAAATTAA
- a CDS encoding phosphoribosyltransferase family protein: MNLLKQSISDVLGLFFPELCVTCGKRLVSQETFVCLNCWHDLPATNFHLKQDNKVAQLFWGRVDISAATAFFSYKKGSKYQQLIHFVKYKGLKELGYETGRKFGLQLLKSPLFAEIDVLMPVPLHPLKEKKRGFNQSEWIARGIAEVLKKPLDTKTLYRKEYTSTQTKRNRYERWQNVESVFGLNGSEVIENKHVLLIDDVVTTGATLEACAIHLLKQPRTKVSIATLAYADI, from the coding sequence ATGAACCTTCTCAAGCAAAGTATTTCAGATGTGTTGGGCTTGTTTTTTCCCGAGCTGTGTGTAACCTGCGGGAAACGCCTGGTTTCGCAGGAAACCTTCGTTTGTTTAAATTGCTGGCACGATCTTCCTGCAACCAATTTTCATTTAAAGCAGGATAATAAAGTGGCTCAGTTATTCTGGGGGCGGGTTGATATTTCGGCTGCAACAGCTTTTTTTAGCTACAAAAAAGGCAGTAAATACCAGCAACTTATTCATTTTGTGAAATACAAAGGATTAAAAGAGCTGGGTTATGAAACCGGGCGAAAATTCGGCTTGCAGTTATTGAAGTCACCACTCTTTGCCGAAATTGATGTTTTAATGCCGGTGCCACTGCATCCGCTAAAAGAAAAGAAGCGCGGTTTTAACCAAAGTGAGTGGATAGCTCGTGGAATTGCCGAAGTTTTAAAAAAGCCACTTGATACAAAAACGCTGTACCGTAAGGAATACACATCGACCCAAACAAAAAGAAATCGTTACGAACGCTGGCAAAACGTTGAAAGTGTTTTTGGGTTGAATGGTTCGGAAGTAATTGAAAACAAGCATGTTCTGCTTATTGATGATGTAGTTACTACTGGGGCGACGCTTGAGGCTTGTGCTATTCACTTATTAAAACAGCCCCGAACAAAAGTCAGTATTGCCACGCTGGCTTATGCCGATATTTAA